In Streptomyces seoulensis, the following are encoded in one genomic region:
- the hrpA gene encoding ATP-dependent RNA helicase HrpA, giving the protein MSTHPAPALGSLASRLTELSLRDAHRLGRRLEGARKIRKPEARAAVLAELEGEVDKAASRMAERRSRVPTVSYPEQLPVSQKKDEIAAAIRDHQVVIVAGETGSGKTTQIPKICVELGRGLRGMIGHTQPRRIAARTVAERVADELRTPLGETVGWKVRFTDQVNPDATFIKLMTDGILLAEIQNDRELRAYDTIIIDEAHERSLNIDFLLGYLAQLLPKRPDLKVVITSATIDPERFSRHFGDAPIIEVSGRTYPVEVRYRPLLEEDSSDADRDQITAITDAVEELMAEGPGDILVFLSGEREIRDTADALEKKKYRSTEVLPLYARLSHAEQHRVFQQHTGRRIVLATNVAETSLTVPGIKYVIDPGFARISRYSHRTKVQRLPIEPVSQASANQRKGRCGRTSDGICIRLYSEDDFLARPEFTDAEILRTNLASVILQMTAAGLGDIEKFPFIDPPDHRNIRDGVQLLQELHAFDPAQKDPRKRITDTGRKLAQLPVDPRLARMVLEAAKNGCVREVMVIAAALSIQDPRERPADKQTQADQQHARFRDETSDFLAYLNLWRYLREQQKERGSSSFRRMCKQEYLNFLRVREWQDIYLQLRTVAKQMDIHLNEDDAPGDRVHVSLLAGLLSHVGMKDVKDGNKNEYLGARNAKFAVFPGSSLFKKQPKFLMSAELVETSRLWARVNAKIEPEWVEPLAGHLLKRTYSEPHWEKDQAAVMAYEKVTLYGVPIVAQRKVNYGRIDPEISRELFIRNALVEGDWRTHHKFFADNRKLLSEVEELEHRARRRDIVVDDETLFDFYDQRVPEHVVSGAHFDSWWKHKRHEQPDYLDFEREMLIRESAEAVTKADYPDSWRQGELKFRVTYQFEPGADADGVTVHIPLQVLNQVTDEGFDWQIPGLREDVVTELIRSLPKPIRRNYVPAPNYAKKFLQRAVPLQEPLATTMARELKRMVGVPFDAEDFDWAKVPDHLKVTFRIVDERRRKLAEDKDLEALKLQLRPKARQAISQAAAATASRQGGPSLERSGLTDWSIGTLSRVFETRRAGQPVKAYPALVDDGDTVSVRLFDTEEEQAEAMWKGVRRLILRNIPVNPAKFASDKLTNAQKLALSANPHGSVQALFDDCAMAAADKLIADFGGPVWDEESYRKLYDKVRADIVDTTVRAVGQVQQVLAAWQACERRLKGVSSPVLLANLADVRQQLDALVKPGFVTWAGIARLPDLTRYLVAADRRLQQMPGNVQRDTTRMQKVHEMRDEYAWLLEQLPQGRPVPRRVLDIRWMLEELRVSYFAHALGTAYPVSDKRIVKAIDAAAP; this is encoded by the coding sequence ATGTCTACGCATCCCGCCCCCGCCTTGGGGTCTCTCGCCTCCCGTCTGACCGAGCTGTCGCTGCGTGACGCGCACCGGCTCGGGCGCAGGCTCGAAGGCGCACGCAAGATCCGTAAGCCGGAGGCGCGTGCCGCCGTGCTGGCCGAGCTGGAGGGCGAGGTCGACAAGGCCGCCTCCCGGATGGCCGAACGGCGCTCCCGTGTGCCCACGGTCAGCTATCCCGAACAGCTCCCGGTCAGCCAGAAGAAGGACGAGATCGCGGCAGCCATCCGCGATCACCAGGTCGTCATCGTGGCCGGCGAGACCGGTTCCGGAAAGACCACGCAGATCCCCAAGATCTGCGTGGAGCTGGGCCGGGGCCTGCGCGGGATGATCGGGCACACCCAGCCCCGCCGGATCGCCGCCCGCACGGTCGCGGAGCGCGTCGCCGACGAGCTGCGCACCCCGCTCGGCGAGACCGTCGGCTGGAAGGTCCGCTTCACCGACCAGGTGAACCCGGACGCCACCTTCATCAAGCTGATGACCGACGGCATCCTGCTCGCGGAGATCCAGAACGACCGCGAGCTGCGCGCCTACGACACGATCATCATCGACGAGGCCCACGAGCGGTCCCTCAACATCGACTTCCTGCTCGGCTACCTCGCCCAGCTGCTGCCGAAGCGCCCTGACCTGAAGGTCGTCATCACCTCGGCGACCATCGACCCGGAGCGGTTCTCCCGGCACTTCGGGGACGCCCCGATCATCGAGGTCAGCGGGCGGACGTACCCGGTGGAGGTGCGCTACCGGCCGCTGCTGGAGGAGGACTCCTCCGACGCCGACCGGGACCAGATCACCGCGATCACCGACGCCGTCGAGGAACTGATGGCCGAGGGTCCCGGCGACATCCTCGTCTTCCTCTCCGGCGAGCGGGAGATCCGGGACACCGCGGACGCGCTGGAGAAGAAGAAGTACCGCTCGACCGAGGTGCTGCCGCTGTACGCGCGGCTCTCGCACGCCGAGCAGCACCGGGTCTTCCAGCAGCACACCGGGCGCCGGATCGTGCTGGCGACCAACGTCGCCGAGACCTCGCTGACCGTGCCCGGCATCAAGTACGTGATCGACCCCGGCTTCGCCCGGATCAGCCGCTACAGCCACCGCACCAAGGTCCAGCGGCTGCCCATCGAGCCGGTCTCGCAGGCCAGCGCCAACCAGCGCAAGGGCCGCTGCGGCCGTACCTCCGACGGCATCTGCATCCGGCTGTACAGCGAGGACGACTTCCTCGCCCGGCCGGAGTTCACGGACGCCGAGATCCTCCGTACCAACCTCGCCTCCGTCATCCTGCAGATGACCGCGGCCGGCCTCGGCGACATCGAGAAGTTCCCCTTCATCGACCCGCCGGACCACCGCAACATCCGTGACGGCGTCCAGCTGCTCCAGGAGCTGCACGCCTTCGACCCCGCGCAGAAGGACCCGCGCAAGCGGATCACCGACACGGGCCGCAAGCTCGCCCAGCTGCCGGTCGACCCGCGCCTGGCGCGGATGGTGCTGGAGGCCGCGAAGAACGGCTGTGTCCGCGAGGTCATGGTCATCGCCGCCGCCCTGTCCATCCAGGACCCGCGCGAGCGCCCGGCCGACAAGCAGACCCAGGCCGACCAGCAGCACGCCCGCTTCCGCGACGAGACCAGCGACTTCCTCGCCTACCTCAACCTGTGGCGGTATCTGCGCGAGCAGCAGAAGGAGCGCGGCTCCTCCTCGTTCCGCCGGATGTGCAAGCAGGAGTACCTGAACTTCCTGCGGGTGCGGGAGTGGCAGGACATCTACCTCCAGCTCCGCACGGTCGCCAAGCAGATGGACATCCATCTCAACGAGGACGACGCCCCCGGCGACCGCGTCCATGTCTCCCTCCTCGCGGGCCTGCTCTCCCACGTCGGGATGAAGGACGTGAAGGACGGCAACAAGAACGAGTACCTGGGCGCCCGCAACGCCAAGTTCGCGGTGTTCCCCGGCTCCTCGCTGTTCAAGAAGCAGCCCAAGTTCCTGATGTCCGCCGAGCTGGTGGAGACCTCCCGTCTCTGGGCCCGCGTCAACGCCAAGATCGAGCCGGAGTGGGTCGAGCCGCTCGCCGGCCACCTGCTGAAGCGCACCTACAGCGAGCCGCACTGGGAGAAGGACCAGGCGGCCGTGATGGCGTACGAGAAGGTGACGCTGTACGGCGTGCCGATCGTCGCCCAGCGCAAGGTGAACTACGGGCGGATCGATCCGGAGATCTCCCGCGAGCTGTTCATCCGCAACGCCCTGGTCGAGGGCGACTGGCGCACCCACCACAAGTTCTTCGCCGACAACCGCAAGCTGCTCAGCGAGGTCGAGGAGCTGGAGCACCGGGCGCGCCGCCGGGACATCGTCGTGGACGACGAGACGCTGTTCGACTTCTACGACCAGCGGGTGCCCGAACACGTCGTCTCCGGCGCCCACTTCGACTCCTGGTGGAAGCACAAGCGGCACGAGCAGCCCGACTACCTGGACTTCGAGCGGGAGATGCTCATCCGGGAGTCGGCGGAGGCGGTCACCAAGGCCGACTACCCCGACAGCTGGCGCCAGGGCGAGCTGAAGTTCCGGGTCACCTACCAGTTCGAGCCGGGCGCGGACGCCGACGGTGTGACCGTGCACATCCCGCTCCAGGTGCTCAACCAGGTCACCGACGAGGGCTTCGACTGGCAGATCCCGGGTCTGCGCGAGGACGTCGTCACCGAGCTGATCCGCTCGCTGCCCAAGCCGATCCGCCGCAACTACGTCCCGGCGCCGAACTACGCGAAGAAGTTCCTTCAGCGGGCGGTCCCGCTCCAGGAGCCGTTGGCGACGACCATGGCGCGCGAGCTGAAGCGCATGGTGGGCGTGCCCTTCGACGCCGAGGACTTCGACTGGGCGAAGGTGCCGGACCATCTGAAGGTCACCTTCCGGATCGTGGACGAGCGGCGCCGCAAGCTGGCCGAGGACAAGGACCTGGAGGCGCTCAAGCTCCAGCTGCGTCCGAAGGCCCGCCAGGCGATCTCGCAGGCGGCCGCCGCCACCGCGTCCCGGCAGGGCGGACCCTCGCTGGAGCGCTCGGGCCTGACCGACTGGTCGATCGGCACGCTGAGCCGGGTCTTCGAGACCCGCCGGGCCGGCCAGCCGGTGAAGGCGTACCCGGCGCTGGTGGACGACGGCGACACCGTCTCGGTCCGCCTCTTCGACACCGAGGAGGAGCAGGCCGAGGCGATGTGGAAGGGCGTGCGCCGGCTGATCCTGCGCAACATCCCGGTGAACCCGGCGAAGTTCGCGTCCGACAAGCTGACCAACGCGCAGAAGCTCGCGCTCTCGGCCAACCCGCACGGCTCGGTGCAGGCGCTGTTCGACGACTGCGCGATGGCGGCGGCCGACAAGCTGATCGCGGACTTCGGCGGTCCGGTGTGGGACGAGGAGTCGTACCGGAAGCTCTACGACAAGGTGCGGGCCGACATCGTGGACACGACCGTGCGTGCGGTGGGCCAGGTGCAGCAGGTGCTGGCCGCCTGGCAGGCGTGCGAACGGCGCCTGAAGGGCGTCTCCAGCCCCGTGCTGCTGGCCAACCTCGCCGACGTACGGCAGCAGTTGGACGCGCTCGTGAAGCCCGGCTTCGTGACCTGGGCGGGGATCGCCCGGCTGCCGGACCTGACGCGCTACCTGGTGGCCGCCGACCGGCGTCTGCAGCAGATGCCGGGCAACGTGCAGCGGGACACCACCCGGATGCAGAAGGTCCACGAGATGCGGGACGAGTACGCCTGGCTGCTGGAACAGCTCCCCCAGGGCCGGCCGGTGCCCCGGCGGGTGCTGGACATCCGCTGGATGCTGGAGGAGCTGCGGGTCAGCTACTTCGCCCACGCTCTGGGCACCGCGTATCCCGTCTCCGACAAGCGGATCGTGAAGGCGATCGACGCGGCCGCGCCGTAA
- the bldC gene encoding developmental transcriptional regulator BldC — translation MTARTPDAEPLLTPAEVATMFRVDPKTVTRWAKAGKLTSIRTLGGHRRYREAEVRALLAGIPQQRSEA, via the coding sequence ATGACCGCTCGCACCCCTGATGCCGAGCCGCTGCTGACCCCGGCTGAGGTCGCCACCATGTTCCGTGTCGACCCCAAGACGGTCACGCGGTGGGCGAAGGCCGGCAAGCTCACGTCGATCCGCACGCTCGGCGGGCATCGGCGCTACCGCGAGGCGGAGGTCCGTGCCCTGCTCGCGGGCATCCCGCAGCAGCGCAGCGAGGCATAA